A portion of the Vicia villosa cultivar HV-30 ecotype Madison, WI unplaced genomic scaffold, Vvil1.0 ctg.000211F_1_1_3, whole genome shotgun sequence genome contains these proteins:
- the LOC131625386 gene encoding mediator of RNA polymerase II transcription subunit 18-like isoform X2, which translates to MECVVQGIIETQHVEALEILLQGLCGVKRERLRIHEICLKNSPNLVASEVRLLCDLEQTEPSWSVRHVGGAMRGAGADQISVLVRTVVESKVSKNVLRMFYTLGYKLDNELLRVGFSFQFNYKVANVIVARITVTVSSVNKMMKLHATDEAVPITPGIQIVQVTAPATAENYTEVASGMQSFCEYLAPLLHLSKPGVSTGVVPTAAAAAASLMSDGGGTPLQ; encoded by the exons ATGGAATGTGTGGTTCAGGGAATTATTGAGACTCAG CATGTCGAGGCCCTTGAGATTCTTCTCCAGGGGCTATGTGGTGTTAAAAGAGAACGATTGAGGATCCATGAAATTTGTCTTAAGAACAGTCCAAATCTCG TTGCCTCAGAGGTTCGACTTTTATGTGATCTGGAGCAAACTGAACCCTCATG GAGTGTTAGACATGTAGGTGGTGCAATGAGGGGTGCTGGTGCTGATCAAATTTCAGTTCTAGTTAGGACAGTAGTGGAAAGCAAAGTAAGCAAGAACGTGCTTCGAATGTTCTATACACTGGGGTACAAGTTAGACAATGAGCTGCTGAGGGTGGGGTTCTCCTTCCAGTTCAATTATAAGGTGGCAAATGTCATCGTAGCACGAATCACTGTAACGGTTTCGTCAGTCAATAAAATGATGAAGCTGCATGCGACTGACGAGGCCGTGCCAATAACACCTGGCATACAGATTGTCCAAGTAACAGCACCTGCTACTGCTGAAAACTATACCGAAGTTGCTTCTGGTATGCAATCCTTTTGCGAATACCTTGCCCC CCTTCTTCATCTATCTAAACCGGGCGTTTCAACTGGTGTTGTTCCTACTGCTGCTGCCGCCGCTGCATCTCTAATGTCTGATGGTGGGGGTACACCTTTGCAGTAG
- the LOC131625386 gene encoding mediator of RNA polymerase II transcription subunit 18-like isoform X1 yields MECVVQGIIETQHVEALEILLQGLCGVKRERLRIHEICLKNSPNLGTVASEVRLLCDLEQTEPSWSVRHVGGAMRGAGADQISVLVRTVVESKVSKNVLRMFYTLGYKLDNELLRVGFSFQFNYKVANVIVARITVTVSSVNKMMKLHATDEAVPITPGIQIVQVTAPATAENYTEVASGMQSFCEYLAPLLHLSKPGVSTGVVPTAAAAAASLMSDGGGTPLQ; encoded by the exons ATGGAATGTGTGGTTCAGGGAATTATTGAGACTCAG CATGTCGAGGCCCTTGAGATTCTTCTCCAGGGGCTATGTGGTGTTAAAAGAGAACGATTGAGGATCCATGAAATTTGTCTTAAGAACAGTCCAAATCTCG GCACAGTTGCCTCAGAGGTTCGACTTTTATGTGATCTGGAGCAAACTGAACCCTCATG GAGTGTTAGACATGTAGGTGGTGCAATGAGGGGTGCTGGTGCTGATCAAATTTCAGTTCTAGTTAGGACAGTAGTGGAAAGCAAAGTAAGCAAGAACGTGCTTCGAATGTTCTATACACTGGGGTACAAGTTAGACAATGAGCTGCTGAGGGTGGGGTTCTCCTTCCAGTTCAATTATAAGGTGGCAAATGTCATCGTAGCACGAATCACTGTAACGGTTTCGTCAGTCAATAAAATGATGAAGCTGCATGCGACTGACGAGGCCGTGCCAATAACACCTGGCATACAGATTGTCCAAGTAACAGCACCTGCTACTGCTGAAAACTATACCGAAGTTGCTTCTGGTATGCAATCCTTTTGCGAATACCTTGCCCC CCTTCTTCATCTATCTAAACCGGGCGTTTCAACTGGTGTTGTTCCTACTGCTGCTGCCGCCGCTGCATCTCTAATGTCTGATGGTGGGGGTACACCTTTGCAGTAG